The following proteins are co-located in the Spinactinospora alkalitolerans genome:
- a CDS encoding aspartate/glutamate racemase family protein — MRIWHQSFTVLDDVPHYRDALERHLTSLAAPGVTVDFHGMRPGTYPSDYPGTHIGYAYLSGLHGEQFVAAALEAQDSGYDAFLIATVPDTAYEEVRTLVDIPVVAFGQTSVLMAAALGECVGIVNFIGALAPQLRRNMRTYGLDRIVGPIEQVDAEFSNVMAAYAEPGPLIGAFTVAARRAITKGANVIVPGEGPLNVFLAEQGVSRIDEVPVIDSLGTCLRVAELRAEQHRRTGLRPARNGFHYAQPPRDVVDGARQWYGLDSLGQGGRLRDS; from the coding sequence GTGCGCATCTGGCACCAGAGCTTCACCGTCCTCGACGACGTGCCGCACTACCGGGACGCGCTCGAACGGCACCTCACCTCGCTGGCCGCCCCGGGCGTCACCGTCGATTTCCATGGGATGCGGCCGGGCACCTACCCCTCGGACTATCCGGGGACGCACATCGGTTACGCCTATCTCAGCGGGCTGCACGGGGAGCAGTTCGTCGCCGCGGCGCTCGAGGCGCAGGACAGCGGATACGACGCCTTCCTCATCGCCACCGTCCCGGACACGGCCTATGAGGAGGTGCGGACGCTCGTCGACATCCCAGTGGTCGCCTTCGGCCAGACCTCGGTGCTGATGGCCGCCGCGCTCGGCGAGTGCGTGGGGATCGTGAACTTCATCGGTGCCCTCGCCCCTCAGCTCCGCCGGAACATGCGCACCTACGGTCTGGACCGAATCGTCGGCCCGATCGAGCAGGTGGATGCGGAGTTCTCCAACGTCATGGCCGCCTATGCCGAGCCGGGGCCCCTGATCGGGGCGTTCACCGTCGCCGCCAGGAGGGCCATCACCAAGGGCGCGAACGTGATCGTCCCTGGGGAAGGGCCGCTGAACGTCTTCCTGGCCGAGCAAGGCGTGTCCCGGATCGACGAGGTACCGGTGATCGACTCACTCGGCACCTGTCTCAGGGTCGCGGAGCTCCGGGCCGAACAGCATCGGCGAACAGGGCTGCGGCCGGCCCGTAACGGATTCCATTACGCGCAGCCGCCGCGCGACGTCGTTGATGGCGCCCGCCAATGGTACGGATTGGACTCCCTCGGCCAAGGGGGCCGCCTCCGTGACTCTTGA
- a CDS encoding FAD-dependent oxidoreductase produces MAMDVDVAVVGGGACGTMTALRAARDPDLTVAVFEKSLNEGCNAQISSGSLAAGGTRFQREAGIEDSPDRHAAEILAASGDDAISDVVLAVCRSAPRYVEWMADELGYPIELGTDMPRAGMSVPRLHTDVGRRGGQRLMRHLRGALNRLDNVAFVDRAPVVGLLSGTSGVEGVAVSQNGMSSEVRARHVVLACDGFGANPSLMREHCAELGRPFYGGVSTSTGDALAWLTELGAAVRNMGSCLRHGLVVVGHGTRLNPALPFMGAALLRPDGKRFIMETSLGYSALAAVLQHEVGERALLVWDEQAMTQVMRSELMRESAKAGAFRRYPDEESLTGALALPPEAVRSSLSNVADGRSLAAPLYAAWVTHGVLATQGGAMVDVEGRVLTQRGDVIRGLRAGGGTAAGFAGPSSSGYSSGNGLLSAFGMGWRIGNALAEQSGSGRSCVR; encoded by the coding sequence ATGGCAATGGACGTCGATGTCGCCGTTGTCGGCGGAGGTGCGTGCGGCACGATGACCGCACTCCGTGCCGCACGCGACCCCGACCTGACCGTCGCGGTGTTCGAGAAGAGCCTGAACGAGGGCTGCAACGCTCAGATATCCAGTGGCAGTCTGGCCGCGGGCGGCACCCGGTTCCAGCGTGAGGCCGGCATCGAGGACTCCCCGGACCGGCATGCGGCGGAAATCCTGGCCGCGAGCGGTGACGATGCGATCTCCGACGTGGTTCTGGCGGTGTGCCGATCGGCTCCGCGGTACGTCGAGTGGATGGCCGATGAGCTCGGCTATCCGATCGAGCTGGGTACCGACATGCCGCGCGCGGGCATGTCGGTACCACGGTTGCACACGGACGTGGGACGGCGGGGCGGACAGCGCCTGATGCGCCACCTGCGGGGTGCGCTGAACCGCCTCGATAACGTCGCGTTCGTCGACAGGGCCCCGGTGGTCGGGCTGCTCAGCGGAACGTCCGGAGTCGAGGGGGTCGCCGTGTCGCAAAACGGCATGTCCTCCGAGGTCCGGGCGCGTCACGTCGTACTCGCCTGTGACGGCTTCGGGGCGAATCCCTCCCTGATGCGCGAGCACTGCGCCGAGCTCGGCCGGCCGTTCTACGGCGGTGTGAGCACCAGCACCGGTGACGCGCTCGCCTGGTTGACCGAACTCGGCGCCGCGGTGCGCAACATGGGGTCCTGTCTGCGGCACGGGCTGGTCGTCGTGGGTCACGGCACCCGACTGAACCCCGCACTGCCCTTCATGGGCGCGGCGCTGTTGAGGCCGGACGGGAAGCGCTTCATCATGGAGACGTCGCTCGGCTATTCGGCGCTCGCCGCTGTGCTGCAGCATGAGGTGGGGGAGCGAGCGCTACTCGTGTGGGACGAACAGGCGATGACCCAGGTGATGCGGTCCGAGCTGATGCGGGAATCCGCCAAGGCGGGCGCCTTCCGCCGGTATCCGGATGAGGAGAGCCTGACCGGCGCGCTGGCGCTTCCGCCGGAAGCGGTGCGCTCCTCGTTGTCGAACGTCGCCGACGGACGCTCCTTGGCGGCTCCACTCTACGCGGCGTGGGTGACGCACGGTGTTCTCGCGACCCAGGGCGGCGCGATGGTCGACGTTGAGGGCAGGGTGCTGACCCAACGTGGTGACGTGATCCGCGGACTGCGGGCCGGTGGCGGCACAGCTGCCGGCTTCGCCGGTCCTTCATCCTCCGGTTACAGCTCGGGAAACGGATTGCTTTCGGCTTTCGGAATGGGGTGGCGGATCGGGAACGCGCTGGCAGAGCAGAGCGGATCCGGCCGGTCCTGCGTGCGGTGA
- a CDS encoding MBL fold metallo-hydrolase — MCDVSRIAMSRRGLLRSAGALTGAAMSPMLFSGSASTADTAGDAARYNTRLVLLGTSGGPIWWEDSDRSGISSAIVIGDAKYVVDCGDGAGHSLRKAGLLGQGEGQNDLHDLRGVFLTHLHSDHISDYPALLLHGFVGGGLGRDDRPVQVHGPGRRGTLPEVFPPDRPEPDVVNPGNPWPGTADMTSSLIEAFATDINDRIFDSGAPDIRARVQAHDIVLPEGAGADPNAAPPRLETPVEVYEDDRVKVTATLVDHGQVFPSFGYRFDTEDGSVVFSGDTTVSDNLIDLAANCNLLVHEVVDEAWVRESIEGLPEPQPIKDAYINHMLGAHTTIEQVGGVAEEAGAGTLVLNHFVPGNLPAGRWQQAGKDFSGRLIIGADLMHIGVGRKHD; from the coding sequence ATGTGTGACGTCTCCCGTATCGCCATGTCCCGACGCGGCCTGCTGCGCTCCGCCGGCGCGCTGACCGGAGCGGCAATGAGCCCGATGCTGTTCAGCGGTTCCGCATCCACTGCCGACACCGCCGGCGACGCGGCGCGGTACAACACGCGGCTGGTGCTCCTGGGCACCTCCGGCGGTCCCATCTGGTGGGAGGACTCTGACCGTTCGGGTATCTCCTCGGCGATCGTCATCGGAGACGCCAAGTACGTTGTCGACTGCGGTGACGGAGCCGGACACAGTCTCCGGAAAGCGGGACTGCTCGGCCAGGGCGAGGGGCAGAATGACCTGCACGATCTGCGAGGAGTCTTTCTGACGCACCTCCATTCCGATCACATCTCCGATTATCCGGCCCTGCTGCTGCATGGTTTTGTCGGCGGCGGACTCGGTCGAGACGACAGGCCCGTGCAGGTTCACGGCCCGGGCCGCCGAGGGACGCTGCCCGAGGTATTTCCCCCGGATCGCCCCGAGCCGGACGTGGTCAATCCGGGGAATCCCTGGCCCGGTACCGCCGACATGACATCGTCGCTGATCGAAGCGTTCGCCACCGACATCAATGACCGCATATTCGACTCCGGCGCCCCCGACATCCGGGCCAGGGTCCAGGCGCATGACATCGTCCTCCCCGAAGGCGCCGGAGCGGACCCGAACGCGGCGCCTCCCCGCCTGGAGACCCCCGTCGAGGTGTATGAGGACGACCGGGTCAAGGTGACCGCGACCCTGGTCGACCACGGCCAAGTCTTCCCCTCCTTCGGCTACCGCTTTGACACCGAGGACGGATCGGTGGTTTTCTCCGGAGACACGACTGTGTCGGACAACCTCATCGACCTCGCCGCGAACTGCAACCTCCTCGTGCACGAAGTGGTCGACGAAGCCTGGGTCAGGGAGAGCATCGAGGGTCTGCCGGAGCCACAGCCCATCAAGGACGCCTACATCAATCACATGCTCGGTGCGCACACCACGATCGAGCAGGTGGGCGGCGTCGCCGAGGAGGCCGGGGCCGGCACGCTGGTGCTGAACCATTTCGTACCGGGCAACCTGCCCGCCGGGCGCTGGCAGCAGGCGGGGAAGGACTTCTCGGGCAGGCTCATCATCGGGGCCGATCTGATGCACATCGGTGTCGGCAGGAAGCACGATTGA
- a CDS encoding TetR/AcrR family transcriptional regulator has protein sequence MERKTNRRNQLSDETRRRLLDAATEIAAERGYDGTSLTLITKRSGLPASSVYWHFGSKDELLAAVIEHSFQEWLPAVPRWAPMEPGTDRREHLREVLRQAGRSLVDRPEFMRLGLMLSLERRVVEPAARARFLEIRAMMLKAMSGWWESALSEDVLKERPSLPLQLARLHIATSDGLFTAAQIPDEGFDVEELMELLAEALDSVVERIVAELADDGGEASS, from the coding sequence GTGGAAAGAAAAACAAACAGGCGCAATCAGCTGAGCGACGAAACCCGTCGCCGGCTGCTGGACGCGGCCACAGAGATAGCCGCGGAACGGGGGTACGACGGAACCAGCCTTACGCTGATCACCAAACGCTCGGGACTTCCTGCGAGCTCGGTGTACTGGCATTTCGGCAGCAAGGATGAATTGCTGGCCGCAGTGATCGAGCACAGCTTCCAGGAGTGGCTGCCCGCGGTTCCGCGTTGGGCCCCCATGGAGCCGGGTACCGACCGGCGCGAACACCTACGCGAAGTGCTGCGCCAAGCCGGGCGGAGCCTGGTCGACCGTCCGGAGTTCATGCGGCTCGGATTGATGCTCTCGCTGGAACGCCGAGTGGTCGAGCCGGCCGCGCGGGCGCGGTTCCTGGAGATCCGCGCGATGATGCTGAAGGCCATGAGCGGCTGGTGGGAGTCAGCGCTATCCGAGGACGTCCTCAAGGAACGCCCCTCACTTCCTCTGCAGTTGGCCCGGTTGCACATAGCGACGTCGGACGGTCTGTTCACCGCCGCTCAGATCCCCGACGAGGGCTTCGATGTGGAGGAGCTGATGGAACTGCTCGCCGAAGCCCTCGACTCCGTGGTAGAGCGCATTGTCGCCGAACTCGCAGACGATGGCGGGGAAGCCTCTTCCTAG
- a CDS encoding acyl-CoA dehydrogenase family protein, which yields MAITDRARRSVAEFTADEGSASTERRLPDSTWKHLMDTGVLRALQPARWGGEETPLVDFLDAVFEVARAAPSAGWVAGVVGSHPWQLALFPEETQQEVWGEDPTRMLSSSYAPTGKVEPVEGGYRVSGRWSFSSGCDHCGGVILGGVAGEIEAGDSRVPDYGSLILLREEYRIDDTWFTSGLRGTGSKDIVVDDVFVPARRFLSHHRYEYHPDVLAPGQETNPGPCYRLPWATFFNLVIAVPTLGMAQGFLDSWTAATRKRRANWGGFVSEDPLTQRHLAHAYWTLDAAIMKTRRVAIEMTEAAQAGVHIEKETRARYRWDITRGCELVGDAVSDLYRVSSGRVAYVDHPLHSQYQNIVTALGHAFLAADANGLAYGARLLGATPPEVQL from the coding sequence ATGGCCATCACCGATCGGGCACGACGGTCGGTCGCCGAGTTCACCGCGGACGAGGGCTCGGCCTCCACTGAGCGCCGGTTGCCCGACAGCACGTGGAAGCACCTGATGGACACGGGTGTGCTGCGTGCTCTGCAACCGGCCCGCTGGGGCGGCGAGGAGACCCCGCTCGTCGATTTCCTCGACGCCGTATTCGAGGTGGCCCGCGCGGCTCCCTCTGCGGGATGGGTCGCCGGGGTGGTCGGCTCCCACCCGTGGCAGTTGGCGCTGTTTCCCGAGGAGACCCAGCAGGAGGTCTGGGGAGAGGATCCGACGCGGATGCTTTCCTCCTCCTATGCGCCGACCGGCAAGGTCGAGCCGGTGGAGGGCGGCTACCGGGTGTCGGGCCGCTGGTCCTTCTCCTCGGGCTGCGACCACTGCGGCGGCGTGATCCTCGGCGGTGTCGCCGGTGAGATCGAGGCCGGCGACTCCCGCGTCCCCGACTACGGCTCGCTCATCCTGCTGCGCGAGGAGTACCGGATCGACGACACCTGGTTCACCTCAGGGCTGCGGGGAACCGGCAGCAAGGACATCGTCGTCGACGACGTGTTCGTCCCCGCTCGCCGGTTCCTGTCCCACCACCGCTACGAGTACCACCCCGATGTCCTGGCGCCCGGTCAGGAGACCAACCCGGGGCCCTGCTACCGGCTTCCATGGGCCACGTTCTTCAATCTGGTCATTGCCGTGCCGACGCTCGGAATGGCCCAGGGGTTCCTCGACTCCTGGACCGCGGCCACCAGGAAACGGCGCGCCAACTGGGGCGGCTTCGTGAGCGAGGACCCGCTCACCCAGCGGCACCTGGCGCACGCCTACTGGACGCTGGACGCCGCGATCATGAAAACGCGGCGCGTCGCCATCGAAATGACCGAGGCCGCCCAGGCCGGTGTGCACATCGAGAAGGAGACCCGGGCACGGTACCGCTGGGACATCACCCGCGGCTGCGAACTCGTCGGCGACGCCGTCTCGGACCTGTACCGCGTCTCCAGCGGCCGGGTCGCCTACGTCGACCACCCGCTGCACTCCCAATACCAGAACATCGTCACCGCCCTCGGCCACGCCTTCCTCGCCGCCGACGCCAACGGGCTGGCCTACGGGGCCCGCCTGCTGGGCGCCACCCCACCGGAGGTTCAACTGTGA
- a CDS encoding VOC family protein encodes MIQALNYIGFSSPRYEEWLTFGPEVLGLQLADRGEDGTVRLRADDAAHRLSIHPGDEHALEYIGWGVHTEEDLAALTQRLTDHGTKVHEGTPEEIADRAVAGMVWFDDPFGIRHELSWGQVRLPGTFHPGRAMSGFITGEQGLGHGVLVVPDIEQADDFFSGVLGFRLSDRIIDPPLNARFYHCNGRHHSLAVAEMPGMAGFQHLMLETRSLDDVGIAYDLCEERGVPIVLTMGRHTNDLTTSFYLYSPAGFHIEYGTGGVTVDDDNWEPATYPKTKIWGHRGTRHRDELPFAILHPVNEGL; translated from the coding sequence GTGATTCAGGCACTCAACTACATCGGCTTCTCCTCGCCCCGCTACGAGGAGTGGCTGACGTTCGGCCCTGAGGTCCTCGGCCTGCAGCTCGCCGATCGGGGGGAGGACGGCACGGTGCGCCTGCGCGCCGACGACGCCGCCCACCGCCTGTCGATCCACCCCGGGGACGAGCACGCCCTGGAGTACATCGGCTGGGGTGTGCACACCGAGGAGGACCTTGCGGCCCTTACACAGCGACTAACCGACCACGGGACCAAGGTGCACGAGGGCACCCCGGAGGAGATCGCCGACCGCGCGGTCGCGGGCATGGTCTGGTTCGACGACCCGTTCGGCATCCGCCACGAGTTGAGCTGGGGCCAGGTGCGTCTCCCCGGCACCTTCCACCCGGGCCGGGCGATGTCGGGATTCATCACCGGTGAGCAGGGCCTCGGTCACGGGGTGCTGGTGGTGCCCGACATCGAACAGGCCGACGATTTCTTCAGCGGCGTTCTCGGATTCCGGCTCTCCGACCGGATCATCGACCCACCGCTGAACGCGCGTTTCTACCACTGCAACGGTCGGCACCACTCGCTCGCGGTGGCCGAGATGCCGGGGATGGCCGGATTCCAGCACCTCATGCTGGAGACGAGGTCGCTCGACGACGTCGGCATCGCCTACGACCTGTGCGAGGAGCGCGGCGTTCCGATCGTGCTGACCATGGGCCGGCACACCAACGACCTCACGACGTCGTTCTACCTGTACTCGCCCGCGGGATTCCACATCGAGTACGGCACCGGCGGGGTGACCGTCGACGACGACAACTGGGAGCCGGCGACCTACCCCAAGACCAAGATCTGGGGCCACCGCGGTACCCGCCACCGCGACGAGCTTCCCTTCGCCATCCTGCACCCCGTCAACGAAGGACTCTGA
- a CDS encoding alpha/beta fold hydrolase: protein MPAAITSTDISLGEHSLRVNTAGDPSMQPLLFLHGSGPGVTALSNWERLITDLGDRYYCIAPDVLGFGDSDHPDPPPAGQIAFTELRVETIWRLLDKLGADRVNLVGNSYGGMMSLKMTVENPERVGKVILMGSGGAPGLQPTPGLKKLITFYDDPTEQNMAELLSMFVYDPASFGDKLGEIAAARIPRATREDVRRSHLAMFDDGPKLAYSPEDLAKIEQDFLVIVGREDRIVPIEASHYLAEHIPSARLVVIGRCGHWSQIEYPERFENMVSGFVEGRL, encoded by the coding sequence ATGCCCGCTGCCATCACCTCAACCGACATCTCGCTGGGAGAGCACTCCCTGCGAGTCAACACGGCCGGCGATCCATCGATGCAGCCCCTCCTATTCCTGCACGGTTCGGGCCCGGGAGTGACTGCGCTGTCCAACTGGGAAAGGCTCATCACCGACCTTGGTGACCGCTACTACTGTATCGCGCCTGACGTGCTCGGATTCGGCGATTCCGATCACCCGGATCCGCCGCCGGCCGGTCAGATCGCCTTCACCGAGCTCCGCGTCGAGACCATCTGGCGGCTACTCGACAAACTGGGTGCCGACCGCGTCAACCTCGTGGGCAACTCCTACGGCGGCATGATGTCGCTGAAGATGACCGTCGAGAATCCCGAGCGGGTCGGCAAGGTCATTCTCATGGGCAGCGGCGGCGCACCGGGGCTGCAGCCCACCCCTGGCCTGAAGAAGCTGATCACCTTCTACGACGATCCGACCGAGCAGAACATGGCGGAGCTGCTGTCCATGTTCGTTTACGACCCCGCTTCCTTCGGCGACAAGCTGGGCGAGATCGCGGCGGCCCGGATCCCGCGGGCCACCCGTGAGGACGTCCGGCGTTCTCACTTGGCGATGTTCGACGACGGCCCGAAACTGGCCTACTCGCCGGAGGACCTGGCAAAGATCGAGCAGGACTTCCTCGTCATCGTCGGCCGGGAGGATCGAATCGTGCCGATCGAGGCGAGCCACTACCTCGCCGAGCACATCCCGAGCGCACGGCTCGTCGTCATCGGCCGATGCGGTCACTGGAGCCAGATCGAGTACCCCGAGCGCTTCGAGAACATGGTCTCCGGTTTCGTTGAGGGACGACTGTAG
- a CDS encoding flavin reductase family protein encodes MSKSTPVTAIAPPDRTRKEWPKHSAPATIDPARFRDVLGHYPTGIVVITAMHEQAPVGMAVGSFTSVSLTPALVGFFATRESTTWPKVREAGTFCVNVLGEEHQDICRLFATRGADKFAGLGWEPGDSGAPILDDAAAWIDCRLDRAEELGDHYLALGRVVDLGAKRASGPLIFYRGDYGGYRRRSAVNGPPAAGAAGR; translated from the coding sequence ATGTCGAAATCCACACCCGTGACGGCCATCGCTCCACCGGACCGGACACGGAAGGAGTGGCCGAAGCACTCTGCGCCGGCGACGATCGACCCGGCCCGCTTCCGCGACGTGCTCGGCCATTACCCAACGGGCATCGTGGTCATCACCGCGATGCACGAGCAGGCTCCCGTCGGGATGGCAGTCGGCTCCTTCACCTCGGTCTCCCTGACTCCCGCGCTGGTCGGGTTCTTCGCCACCCGGGAGTCCACGACGTGGCCCAAGGTCCGCGAGGCGGGAACCTTCTGCGTCAACGTGCTGGGGGAGGAGCATCAGGACATCTGCCGGCTGTTCGCCACCAGGGGAGCCGACAAGTTCGCCGGACTCGGCTGGGAGCCGGGTGATTCGGGGGCCCCGATCCTCGATGACGCGGCCGCGTGGATCGACTGCCGGCTGGATCGCGCGGAGGAGCTCGGCGACCACTACCTCGCGCTGGGCCGGGTCGTCGACCTCGGGGCGAAGCGAGCGTCCGGACCCCTGATCTTCTACCGCGGCGATTACGGCGGCTACCGGAGGCGCTCTGCCGTGAATGGGCCACCGGCCGCCGGAGCTGCGGGGCGGTGA
- a CDS encoding SDR family oxidoreductase, with product MTRFTGRVAIVTGGASGFGAATVARLAEEGARVLVADVDGAHAAAVAGAFPTRLGNAAKTLPLGLCRPEDVAASIAFLISGDAAYLTGVLLPVDGGRSAGGA from the coding sequence ATGACGCGTTTCACCGGCCGGGTCGCGATCGTCACGGGGGGCGCCTCGGGTTTCGGCGCCGCCACGGTGGCGCGCCTCGCCGAGGAAGGGGCCAGGGTGCTCGTCGCCGACGTCGATGGTGCACACGCGGCAGCGGTCGCCGGTGCGTTCCCCACCAGATTGGGGAACGCGGCCAAGACGCTCCCGCTCGGATTGTGCCGCCCTGAGGACGTCGCCGCATCGATCGCCTTTCTCATCTCCGGTGACGCCGCATATCTCACCGGTGTGCTGTTGCCGGTCGACGGCGGACGAAGCGCCGGCGGCGCATAA
- a CDS encoding acyl-CoA dehydrogenase family protein produces the protein MTIVGSVRAAAPVLAAEDAGGARQGRLTDTAWAALQETGILRALQPRRWGGGETSPAEFLDAVVEASRVAPAAGWVSAVVGVHPWQVALFGEETQKEIWGDTPDRALASSYTPTGKVTRVPGGYRVSGRWAFSSGCLHCDGVILGGVVGIRDWNGHEVGDFTSVILDRDQYTIDKTWNTAGLQGTGSNDIVVDGAFVPEHRGQSHIDYTYHLGVPLPGRELNTAPLYRLPWAVLFNSVIAAGALGAARGFADAWIEATRERKSPRGGSLCDDPLTQQYLADAVYVVDGGLLRLRRAAEELLEIAEAGEWPERELRAYHRHTMARSAQEAGAAVTRLLRVSSGRTAYLDHPLHQRYQDVMAAVGHAFLVADPLGQTYAAIHLGSQNHPMTHL, from the coding sequence ATGACCATTGTTGGATCGGTGCGTGCGGCCGCCCCCGTCCTCGCCGCTGAGGACGCCGGAGGAGCCCGGCAGGGCAGGCTTACCGACACCGCCTGGGCCGCCCTCCAGGAGACCGGGATACTGCGGGCCCTCCAGCCGCGTCGCTGGGGCGGAGGCGAGACCTCCCCCGCCGAGTTCCTGGACGCAGTGGTCGAGGCGAGCCGGGTGGCGCCTGCGGCCGGCTGGGTGTCCGCCGTGGTGGGCGTACATCCCTGGCAGGTCGCACTGTTCGGCGAGGAGACCCAGAAGGAGATCTGGGGCGACACCCCGGACCGTGCGCTGGCGTCGTCCTACACCCCGACCGGCAAGGTCACCCGCGTGCCCGGAGGGTATCGCGTCTCAGGTCGCTGGGCGTTCTCCTCGGGCTGCCTGCACTGCGACGGAGTGATCCTGGGCGGTGTAGTCGGCATCCGCGACTGGAACGGCCACGAGGTCGGCGACTTCACCTCGGTCATCCTCGATCGCGACCAATACACCATCGACAAGACCTGGAACACCGCGGGCCTCCAGGGCACCGGCAGCAACGACATCGTCGTCGACGGCGCGTTCGTGCCCGAACACCGCGGTCAGTCGCACATCGACTACACCTACCACCTGGGCGTCCCGCTGCCCGGCCGAGAGCTCAACACCGCGCCGCTGTACCGGCTGCCGTGGGCGGTGCTGTTCAACTCCGTCATCGCCGCCGGCGCGCTGGGCGCCGCGCGCGGGTTCGCCGACGCATGGATCGAGGCCACCCGTGAGCGCAAGTCCCCCCGAGGCGGCTCTCTATGTGACGACCCGCTGACCCAGCAGTACCTCGCCGATGCGGTCTATGTGGTCGACGGCGGCCTGCTTCGGCTGCGCCGCGCTGCCGAAGAGCTGCTGGAGATCGCCGAAGCGGGGGAGTGGCCGGAACGGGAGCTGCGCGCCTACCACCGTCACACCATGGCGCGGTCCGCCCAAGAGGCCGGTGCGGCGGTGACCCGGCTGCTGCGCGTCTCCAGCGGCCGGACCGCCTACCTCGACCATCCGCTACATCAGCGCTACCAGGACGTGATGGCGGCCGTGGGCCACGCGTTCCTGGTCGCCGATCCGCTCGGCCAGACCTACGCGGCGATACACCTGGGAAGTCAGAACCACCCCATGACCCACTTGTGA
- a CDS encoding YncE family protein, translating into MVDRRPYLISASFLVLLAACSPAEEPPEAGSEGEGNGSIELLDGPAGPEDLVSVGGTPWVIASSMAENPESSEHGASGRLVAIDSESNQMREVWSQDEQSAQWDEETYGECPGPPDADIASPHGLDIEAEADGAHILYAVNHGGREAVEVFELDVSGDFPKSVWVGCVEMPANVFPNGVAAVPDGDGIVVTNMKSSEDPGDMEKMFAGEDTGEVIEWSPDEGWEEVPGSAMPAPNGVAISEDGQAVFVASWTSREIVRLARDSDVERSVAEVEFLPDNLRWSPDGGLLVTGQPLRSFDEFTACQADHEQCPAGFSVVEIDPDAMEGREVFHSDSEVFRLATTALPVGDETWIGSVAGTDIARIPASG; encoded by the coding sequence ATGGTTGACCGCAGGCCGTATCTGATCTCAGCGAGCTTCCTCGTGCTGTTGGCCGCATGCAGCCCAGCAGAGGAACCCCCGGAAGCGGGGTCCGAGGGCGAAGGAAACGGCTCCATTGAACTCCTCGACGGTCCGGCCGGCCCAGAAGACCTGGTCTCGGTCGGCGGCACGCCCTGGGTGATCGCGAGCAGCATGGCGGAGAACCCCGAATCCTCAGAACACGGCGCCTCCGGCCGGCTCGTCGCGATCGACTCGGAATCGAATCAGATGAGGGAGGTGTGGTCCCAAGACGAGCAGTCGGCGCAATGGGACGAGGAGACCTACGGAGAGTGCCCCGGACCACCGGATGCCGACATCGCCTCACCTCATGGCCTCGACATCGAGGCGGAGGCCGATGGCGCCCATATCCTGTACGCCGTCAATCACGGTGGCCGGGAAGCCGTTGAGGTGTTCGAACTGGACGTGAGCGGAGATTTCCCGAAAAGCGTCTGGGTCGGCTGCGTGGAGATGCCGGCGAACGTCTTCCCGAACGGAGTGGCGGCGGTCCCGGACGGTGATGGGATCGTGGTGACCAACATGAAGTCCTCGGAAGACCCCGGCGATATGGAGAAGATGTTCGCCGGAGAGGACACGGGAGAAGTCATCGAATGGTCGCCCGACGAAGGATGGGAGGAGGTCCCGGGGAGCGCCATGCCGGCCCCAAACGGCGTAGCGATATCAGAGGACGGGCAAGCGGTGTTCGTGGCCAGCTGGACGTCGCGGGAGATCGTCCGGCTGGCAAGGGACTCCGATGTTGAACGGTCCGTCGCTGAAGTGGAATTCCTTCCGGACAACCTTCGCTGGTCGCCCGATGGCGGGCTCCTGGTGACCGGACAGCCGCTGCGCTCCTTCGACGAGTTCACCGCCTGCCAGGCCGACCACGAACAATGCCCGGCCGGCTTCAGTGTCGTGGAGATCGACCCCGACGCGATGGAAGGACGTGAAGTGTTCCACAGTGATTCCGAGGTATTCAGGTTGGCGACGACCGCCCTTCCCGTCGGGGACGAGACCTGGATCGGAAGCGTCGCCGGAACCGACATCGCCAGGATCCCGGCGTCGGGCTGA